A DNA window from Bacteroides cellulosilyticus contains the following coding sequences:
- a CDS encoding glycoside hydrolase family 9 protein, translating into MRKKSFVLLLLFIGNSSLFSQNLLTGDAQLEKQVYETGLIHAPLPLNTARSFEEKALKKEILSSQPLTVSGRTDGWRHSGQGEMSFSKEKSVSGKGSIRLSFPTSTGERATGSPSDPDYATYGNSRVTYHVNGKNWEGYNRIFFSIYPDCDGARVVNMNLTFTNDSSTPKAGYNPPSGSHLINLVNKTWNHCFLEIDEYQRDKVMAISFDTALKGKDRTTDDSAVYYIDNLQLQQIKNPEQVSGWSPAEHTIAYSTTGYETGERKTAIVNTGLCGQWKHFQLINAANNQVAHEGSLERQQTTIGEFGVIDFTAFNQPGDYQLKVGDIMTPPFRIGENIWDNSLWRVLNFLFCQRCGHPVPGKHAACHTDLFSRHDGKSISYSGGWHDAGDLSQQTLQTGDVTFSLLEAYNRLKETNAALAARLLEEAEWGVEFILKNRYGDGYRASSMGLLIWQDGVLNTLDDIHSVRVQNLAFDNFLYAGYEAYAAMTIDRDPMLQEHLRKVAEEDFSFATEKFKKDGFDQFKQMYEHSYNTSHSQYMATISWSASMLYKLTGKSCYAETAAEAIRYVLDCQRTKPLKDKGRTCGFFYRDKSRKSIVHYIHQSREQVYMQAMTLLCETQKEHPDYQKWSSSIKLYGNYLKGLMKYTQPYGMVPSGVYHAEEYKDSASFYSLHLFPPANAQELYTEQITRGVKLDKEHYLKRFPVWFSIFNGNTAIHLSTGKSAAICGNFLKDEELLNIGREQLYWTVGKNPFGQSLIYGEGYNYPQMNTFSSGEMTGEMPVGIRTLGNDDIPYWPQTNNACYKEVWVTSAGKWLSLIAEY; encoded by the coding sequence ATGAGAAAAAAATCATTCGTATTACTCTTGTTGTTCATTGGCAATTCTTCTCTTTTCAGCCAAAATCTTCTGACGGGGGATGCCCAACTGGAAAAGCAAGTTTATGAAACAGGATTGATTCATGCTCCGCTACCTTTGAACACCGCCCGGTCTTTCGAAGAAAAAGCCCTGAAAAAAGAAATCCTGTCCAGCCAACCGCTTACGGTATCCGGCAGAACGGATGGATGGCGCCACTCCGGACAAGGGGAAATGTCTTTTTCTAAAGAGAAATCCGTATCGGGTAAAGGAAGCATCCGTCTGTCCTTCCCTACATCTACAGGAGAAAGGGCTACCGGCTCTCCCTCCGACCCCGACTATGCGACCTATGGAAACAGCCGCGTCACCTATCACGTCAATGGAAAAAACTGGGAAGGATACAACCGAATCTTCTTTTCCATCTATCCCGATTGTGACGGAGCCCGCGTGGTCAATATGAACCTGACATTTACAAACGACAGTTCCACCCCCAAAGCAGGATATAACCCTCCCAGCGGTTCGCATCTCATCAATCTCGTAAACAAGACGTGGAACCATTGTTTCCTTGAGATAGATGAATATCAACGGGATAAAGTAATGGCAATCAGCTTTGATACGGCCCTGAAAGGGAAAGACCGGACTACGGATGATTCTGCCGTTTATTATATCGATAACCTCCAACTGCAACAAATCAAGAACCCTGAGCAGGTAAGCGGATGGAGTCCGGCAGAGCATACAATTGCTTATTCCACCACAGGATATGAAACAGGTGAACGGAAAACGGCCATCGTCAACACCGGATTGTGTGGTCAATGGAAACATTTCCAACTGATTAATGCTGCTAACAACCAGGTTGCGCACGAAGGTTCACTGGAGCGGCAGCAAACGACCATCGGAGAATTCGGAGTTATCGACTTTACCGCTTTCAATCAGCCGGGAGATTATCAACTGAAAGTAGGCGACATCATGACGCCCCCGTTCCGGATAGGTGAAAACATATGGGATAATTCCCTTTGGAGAGTACTGAACTTCCTGTTTTGCCAACGCTGCGGACATCCCGTTCCCGGCAAGCACGCCGCCTGTCACACGGATTTATTTTCCCGGCATGACGGAAAAAGCATCTCCTATTCAGGCGGATGGCACGATGCAGGCGACTTGTCGCAACAGACCTTACAAACCGGAGATGTGACTTTCTCCTTATTGGAAGCCTACAATCGCCTCAAAGAAACCAATGCTGCACTGGCTGCACGCTTACTGGAGGAAGCCGAATGGGGAGTTGAGTTTATCTTGAAGAACCGCTACGGGGATGGTTACCGTGCCAGCAGCATGGGATTGCTTATCTGGCAGGATGGCGTTCTAAATACATTGGATGATATTCATTCGGTACGTGTTCAGAACCTGGCATTCGACAACTTCCTGTATGCAGGCTACGAGGCTTATGCCGCCATGACCATAGACCGGGACCCGATGCTGCAAGAACATCTGCGGAAAGTGGCGGAAGAGGATTTCTCATTTGCTACGGAGAAGTTCAAAAAAGATGGTTTCGACCAGTTCAAGCAGATGTACGAACATAGCTACAATACCTCTCACAGCCAATATATGGCAACCATATCCTGGTCCGCCAGCATGCTCTACAAACTGACGGGGAAATCTTGCTATGCGGAAACTGCTGCGGAAGCCATCCGGTACGTACTCGATTGCCAACGCACCAAACCGTTGAAAGACAAAGGCAGGACATGCGGATTCTTCTATCGGGATAAGTCACGGAAATCTATCGTGCACTATATCCATCAGTCGCGCGAGCAGGTTTACATGCAAGCCATGACCTTACTCTGCGAAACGCAGAAGGAGCACCCTGATTATCAGAAATGGTCGAGCTCCATAAAACTGTACGGAAACTATCTGAAAGGCCTGATGAAATATACCCAACCTTACGGAATGGTTCCGAGCGGAGTATATCATGCGGAGGAGTATAAAGATTCCGCCAGCTTCTATTCGCTCCATCTTTTTCCACCTGCCAATGCACAGGAACTATACACGGAACAGATAACACGGGGAGTCAAACTCGATAAAGAACATTATCTGAAACGTTTCCCCGTATGGTTCAGCATCTTCAACGGCAACACAGCCATCCATCTTTCCACCGGAAAATCCGCCGCCATCTGCGGAAACTTCCTCAAAGATGAAGAACTGCTGAACATCGGACGGGAACAACTTTACTGGACCGTCGGGAAGAATCCTTTCGGGCAATCGCTGATATACGGTGAAGGGTACAATTATCCTCAGATGAACACTTTTTCCTCCGGCGAGATGACCGGCGAAATGCCTGTCGGTATCCGTACGCTGGGCAACGATGACATCCCCTACTGGCCGCAGACCAACAATGCCTGTTACAAGGAAGTGTGGGTGACCTCGGCCGGAAAATGGTTATCGCTTATCGCCGAATATTAA
- a CDS encoding ThuA domain-containing protein, with the protein MRTIKFHLTLLFAVCTFLVNAQAPQGYPANYANAPRFKALVYYTQHAEEAHYQFSLQAVEFFKKLNYGDGFVLDFTMDLSPYTYEKLKEYSVVVMLDGYPNTKAERDAFEKYMENGGGWVGFHVAAYNDKNTNWPWFVDFLGGGVFYCNNWPPQPVLVEVDNENHPVTKNLPASFVAPSSEWYQWNPSPRANKDVEVLLSLSPKNYPLGIKDVVNFGDFPIVWTNTKYRMIYLNMGHGDEEFIDATQNLLFVNAFRWVVSTDKQGDPFKK; encoded by the coding sequence ATGAGAACAATCAAATTCCATCTTACTCTATTGTTTGCTGTCTGCACATTTCTGGTAAATGCGCAAGCACCTCAGGGCTATCCGGCCAATTATGCCAATGCGCCCCGTTTCAAAGCGCTGGTTTATTATACGCAACATGCAGAAGAAGCACACTATCAATTCTCCCTGCAGGCAGTAGAGTTCTTCAAGAAACTGAACTATGGTGACGGCTTTGTACTGGACTTCACCATGGACCTCTCCCCATACACCTACGAAAAGCTGAAAGAGTACAGCGTAGTAGTCATGCTCGATGGTTATCCCAATACAAAAGCTGAACGTGACGCTTTTGAGAAATATATGGAAAACGGAGGAGGCTGGGTAGGCTTCCACGTTGCCGCCTATAATGACAAGAACACAAATTGGCCTTGGTTTGTAGATTTTCTGGGTGGCGGGGTTTTCTATTGCAATAACTGGCCCCCTCAACCTGTATTGGTTGAAGTTGACAATGAGAATCACCCCGTCACCAAGAATTTACCTGCCTCCTTTGTGGCTCCGTCCAGCGAATGGTATCAGTGGAATCCCAGTCCGAGAGCCAACAAAGATGTGGAAGTTCTGCTGTCCCTCTCTCCCAAGAACTATCCCCTAGGCATCAAAGATGTAGTGAACTTCGGTGATTTCCCCATCGTATGGACCAATACCAAATACAGAATGATATATCTGAATATGGGGCATGGCGATGAAGAATTCATTGACGCCACACAAAATCTTTTGTTTGTCAATGCCTTCCGCTGGGTGGTAAGTACGGACAAGCAAGGAGATCCTTTTAAAAAATAG